The nucleotide sequence GCCAGAAAACATAACTACCTACTGTATGTTGGAAAAGCCGGTATCTTTTCCCAACGAGAAGATTAGTAGTTGACCTCCAACAACGATTCCCTGATTCTGGTATCGAAACGCTGCAGCGATGTGCGAAAAGTTGTGAGTATTCGATGGGCCAACGAATTATTGGATGGATATTGCGTCTCTTTAAACTTAATATGGCATATTTGTTTGAGAGCCGTTTAATCCTCAAGCTCAACGTGGATGATTGTCCATCGTGATAATTGGCTATGCAATGAACAGTACCGCGACATCTTTTCGAGTGGTCAAATTTGAAGAGGCTGGCATATAGAGCATAGTTAGGTGACATTCCAGGTCAAATCGGTTGGTTCAATGGAAAATTAACCCAGGAAAGGATGATATGCGAAGGCATCTGGGCCAGTCAGAGCGTGAGATTCGGACTAAAATGATCAGAATGGCAAGAATGAATTATACGTAGCAAAACTTTCGTCTTACTAGTCGTTGGCAAGCCTTCAGGTATTATGCTTGACATTAAGATCTTAGACTTACATACTTTGTATGCGAAAAAAAGTTGCGAAGGCGGTCATGAGCTCAGCTATATATGCGATTTCCATGTAAAGGTAGTTCCCTGCCCTTTCAGCCAATTTATTTGATTGCAATTGCTTGAAAGACACGAATAACTTCTCGTGCGACACCTGTCCTTAGCCATTATATCGAACGTCTTGGTTTAGCTTCTAGTAGCCATAAGTCATGATGGAAATAGTGAGAGTCATGCTACTCTACGTTCTCTCTAGACCCAGACCCCAATGCGTGCTTCTATCGGAATTCAGGCCGATTTCATCATTTGCATAAGTGCTAAGGTGTAGTCTTTATCACAGAATATACCTCGTGCCCGTTTCATCCATTAACACTAAGACAAGATACTCTAGTTTGTATTTGCTTCAATTGGAATTTAGACATTGGTTCTAACGGGATAGAGCCTACGATGTGCTCTTGTGAGACCTGTCGTCCGATGTCGAGTTTGATTATGACAATTGACCGTTTTCAAATACTCTTCGTGCGCACACGACTAAGCATCAGAGATCCTACTATACAGATTGTCAATAGAGACTACCGATTATCATTTGCGAAATCGACGAATGGCAATGAAAGCAGTCCAAAAGGGATAACTCCTTTGCAAGTCTGTAGCTTCTCACCGTGAAGGTGGATCCACCGTCAAAAATGCGCATATTACTAGAGGCTAGTATTGCCGACAAGTAACTAGGAAGGAGAGCTACGAAACAATGTAAAGGCTATTAAATTATGATAGTTGAAACCCAAGCAAGGTCTACATTGGTTAACGTGAAACTTTGAGAGTCCACTGATCAACTGCGAATAATCGTCAATCGAGATTAGTTCTGCTGACCAGGAACTCGATGATTTATCTTTCGTCTGGTTGCAATCGCATCTACGTTTCTCTTTTCACTATATCTGCTACTGACGGCGCCATTGTCACCATGTAAAAAACTAGCTTCCGTGACACATTTTGACATACAGGTTTGCGACTACGAAACTATTTGAGGCAATTAGATCCTACTACTCATTCAGCTTTACATTCTAGGGGCTTTCGTTTTGTGACTGAGCTATCTCTTTAATGTAAGTTTTCGGCGCATAACCACTAGCAGTAAGCAATTCGAGTATTTTATAGTGTCGTGTTCGGCCCTCCTAATAGCATATTCTGTCATCGTGACACTTGTTATCTATTCGGGCATCACAGTAGGTAAAATCTAAAACGTATGTAGACTCTCCAATTTTCTCATCTATTCTATTGGGACAAATTTTTCTGGCCTTTCAGTACGCTAGTTTGGGTCATTATCCACAATGGGCTCCTGATATCGATGAAGACAAATTCAATGAACTTGCCAACTCTTTAAATCTTCCAATCGTTCAGCAATCCCAATGGATTTCAATCCAATGCGAGCAACTTTAGCAACGAATTGGTTCCTCtaaagttatataattatGACTTCGGAGTCACAGATCTGGGGCTGAGCTAATCCAAACTGGGAAAGTAGTCTCTGATAGGTCGAATTGCATGAGTGGATAATCAACCTCGCTTCGCAATGTACAGATTAGGAAAGTACTCTCTCATTGGCCTATTCATGGGGCTAACATATTTGCGGTTGCTAATTTTTGAAACTGAGCTCTCGTGTACATCAAAAAGTGTAGCAAGAGCTTCGTATCTCGGATCTTGGAGATCAATGTTAACGGATTTTGCTAAAGACCGGCCATGGGACGTGGCAAGCAATGATTTCATCAGAATGTATACTATTCGCTTGGTCATTTAAATAACAACGGGAGATGAGACGAGAAAAAACTATATAACATGCTGTTCACCCTCCAGTTGTggttaatatcaaatcaagaacAACATCATTCAGAAACCACCCATATTCAAGCATAAGTATTTTACTTATCATCCACCACAATCTAACAACTATTCCCGAGACACTATGGCTGCTGCAGTTGCGACCCAACCCCACAATCTTCCGCTCCTCGTTACTCCCGAAACATGTCGAGGTCGTACCTACATTATTACCGGCGCCAACACCGGTCTCGGGCTTGAAGCCGCTAGGCATCTTGTTTGTCTGGGCTCCGCATCCGTGATTATGGCAGTACGTGATCTGTCTTCCGGCCTTCGCGCTCTGGCTGATATCGAATCATCCACAGGAATATCTGGCGTAGCTCAAGTCTGGGAGCTTGATCTATCTTCGTACGCTTCCGTTATAGCATTTGCGAAAAGAGCAACCGAGGAACTTGATAGAATCGACGCAGTGATAGAGAACGCCGGGGTGGCTTCAGGAGAAAGAATCATGAAAGAGGGGCATCTGATTACAATTACAGTCAATGTGATTAGCACCGTACTGTTGGGCGTCTTGCTGTTTCCAAAATTGAAGGAGTCTGGGGAGCGATTCAGAACCTTACCGCATTTGGTCATCGTAACGAGTAGAGTcagttttgattttggggagGATTGGATGAAGATCAAGGATGACCCAATAGTCAAGTCGAACGAGGAAGAGATGACTCCAAAGGCGTAAGTTATTTGTAGTTTGTTTGATTCAGACTAACAATATTCAACTAGGTATCCACTGTCTAAACTTCTTGAAATAATGGCAATTCGTCATCTTGCCggtcttcttcctcttcaacaaACTGGAGTTGTCATAAACCTAGTGTGTCCCGGTCTTTGCAAAACCGATCTTAGCCGCAGCGTCCCCCCGGGACTTCGTGAAAGAATAGCTAAGCAAAAGGAACAATTTGGGCGAACTGCCGAGGATGGTAGTCGAACATTATTGTATGGTGCTATTGCGGGCGAAAAGAGTCATGGATGTTTCTTGGAATCTTGTATCATCGCCGAATACGTTTGAATCATACTCACGTCCTGTTCCTATGCTAACACTTTGACTAAAGGAATGTAATACCAAATTGGGTGACTGACATGGATGGGAAGAAATCGCAGAAGATTGTTTGGGATGTTATTGCAAGGGAATTGGAGACAATTGAGCCAGGATGCGTGGAgaagatattcaaagaatgaagcttttgaagCTGCTTAGTATTAGTGCTAGTTCTTTTTCAACTACTCATAtagcttctttcttttatcaGTGGTGTATTTGACTACATGTATCAGTGGTAGATCAGTTCTCTCTCCACACacccttttttctttcaccCAGCCAACTCTATTCTTGCCAACTTGTTAAGGAGTTATACCCCTTTTCATTATGAGAATTGGTATTTTTTCTCGAAGCGCTCAAATTATCGGAATTAGACCCTTCAATCGATTGCAGTAATGCTCTGACTTCTTTATCGTGTAAGGTATAAACCCAAGGAAAGTTCTCCAGCTTTTGTTGTACATCAGTATGGCCTTGAAGACCGAGAACTTGCATAGTTTGACTTATGTCTGAAGCTAGCCAAGTGTCATCAGAATGTCCGAAAATTGAAGCTTTACCCATAAGCAATAGCCAGAGTAATGCCTCTGGAGATCCATGTTCGATTTTGGAAAGTTCTTGTGCAGAAGACCTGATTAAACTAGCCAACAATGAATTGCCTGGGACTTTCCCATCAAGACCACGCATAAATGTTACGATGAATGATGTCAGTCCTAAGTGAATTGCATTCTCTAGAGAATTTTTAGGGCGACAACCTCCTAAAGGATACATAGAGAGGAGACgatatccaaaaaaaagaagcgTATTGTGAAGCTTGTAGCCACACAAAGGCGGAGCTCTCCCGATTATGGCCTCATTGAGCAACCAAGCGAAATGAATAATATCTACCAGAAGGGTAAGGAGACCGGTGCTCAATGGCAATGAAACTAATGCACAAGAAACTGCCTGTTTCTTGTAGAAGTCTGGATTTTTGCTCCCAATTATGCAGAATATATCATTGGATTCAATATCATGACTGGAGTACCGTGTGCGGGTGCCCCAATGGAGAGAATATTCGAGATCAGCTCTGTCTAATGTATCAACAATGGGCATGAATATAGCTTTTAGTAACTAACCTGAATATCTTTTGAGCAAGAGTAAATTGTTCCCTTTTGAAATTCGAGATACCACCTCTCATCTTAACCATCCTTTCTATTCCTTCAAGATGTATAAGGCCCTGGCTAAATTGACCCTGCAACCTATAATAATGTGACATAGTCAAAACAACCGCAATAGTAGTGTCAGCTACGGCATCGTTTCCAGATAATTTGTCATTGATCAAGCGAAATGCAAGTGAAAGGTGATGCATTGCTATCTTAGGATCTTCCCGATTTACGACGACATTATTGAGAGCCGTAACTGATACAGCTATGCCACAGTGTAAGCCTGGGAGGTGTTGAATTAGTGAAACTGTTTTAATgtataagaaaaagaaggtgTAACGTGCATGCTTCGTCTGAAACCATGAATTGGACGAATATTGAAGTAGATTTTTGAGTTTTAATAAGAGCTTTGCTCAATTCCACAGGGTGTCCTATACCGCTTATGAATGAAAAAGCTGCGAAACAGACTTAGGTTAGCAAGAAATTCCCCAAAAAGAAGATAGTCACTAGAATGCCGTCACAATACTTCTCTGAATGATTTTTCTATCTTTGAAAGCGTGATTTGGAAGCGAAAGACAAGTAATGCTATCCCCAACCTGTCGCTCGATCTCGTACATGCTATTCTCCTCCGAGTCTTTTTGTTCGAGACGAATCGAGTCAATCTGGGCAGCTTCCAAATTTATACCAGCCGACGTGACTACACGTTTCATTCCAGTTGGTCTCATTTTCGACGGTCGAACAAGCTTCTTTCCAGCGTTCCTTCCCAACGCGACGTGACTCCGAATGCGTTTTCGGGCTGCACGATTGATTTCTGCATTATTGATAAATTCGAAAGGCATAACTATTGACAATATCTTGAAAATTGCGGCTGTCTCACTCATGAGTtaaattggagaagatgcaGGGCTATGTATAAAGGCTCAAGTCTCGGAGTTAGTGGTGTTAACGGGAGTGGATACGAATAACCGTCACGCCGGAGCCGAGCATATACATTGAATTTTTCCATTAACCGACTAATTGCTACTGTctagatagatatttatttcttaGATATTACAGTATTTTTGGAAAAtcgttttttatttatttaacAGAGAACAAAAACACAACCGGAAACTGAACATCTTCACTGGATAAAAGTGGCTGCTGAAGGATTTGGTGCTAACATTCTTTCGAGAAATCGGTTCGTAAATTTTGAAGGAATCTTACCATGTAGACGTCtggttttgatatgatatcacaTTGATTGAGTATGAAGGGAGGGAATGAtaccaaagaagaaaatgaataatgtTGAAATATCATTGGCCCAGTTCTAGAATTCGCATTGTATGTATGACAACTTGGCATTCAATACTCTCAACTTCATTGCCAACTCCCATTTATCATGCTCTTTCGcactctcttttctttcctcgtcgcttttttcctttccatccgCTGTGTTCTCTCTACATACTTTCCAGTTCTGCTTCTGTCGCACTCAGGCCGGCGCTTCCGCTTTTGGTTGAGATAGAAAAAGTAGGAATAAAATGGATATAGACACGCACAATCAGATACTCAGCGCTCAGCTATCTTCTAATAACGGCTTCAAGTCCCATGACAACATTAAATCATCTCTATTTTGCATTCTCAAGATTTCTGCTCCATACCAATCTCGATTGTTGCAAAATGACCCAGATTTCAATGAACATCAGTACATGCTGGGTCAATAGTCTGGACTGCTAGATTATCTGGTACCGCACCCTCTGACCGCATGTTTTCCATAACAACACTATGTATTGATGTTCCATCATTTGACCCCAATCACTTCTGCTATGTACTATGTTCAGTCATAAATAATGCCGGGCCAAAGCCTTCCCACATTGTGGCCAGCTCGTAGGAATGTTGCTCTGATCTACCACAATCATCAActaaaattttgaaaatccaTAGTCGACATTCGGCAtgattccaattccattgCGGGATACTCTGCAAGATGATATTTGGGCAGGCGTGCGTTGCGAGCATGTGAACATACTAAAATGCAGGCGATTTAGTACCTGGATTGGTCTGGGTAAGGGCGGAGGATTGAGCCTTCACATCACGAGAGGGCACAAACCATTGGGCGGAGCTTTCGGCGGTCGCGGAGAATGTAGGGCTTACGTTATCGTATGGTGGAGGGGCTTCTAACGAGCTCAAAGCCTTCTTGCGACGGAATAAAtttttccaaaaagaaaCCATGCTTATGGAATTTGAGATCGTTTGCAAACAAACTCGGCAGATATTTTCATAAAGTAATGCTGGGGAAATCTGCCAACTATATTTGGACAATATAGTTTGAATAAATTAGTAGTAGTAAGTGATTACAATATAGCTCATGTCGCGTAGCTTGTAATGGATGACCTAAAGCTCTTGACACCGATAGTTGACCATGTGTTTATCACAAGATCCTCTCTAAAATGATTATTCTTCCTTGATCATGGGCCATTAGCCTCAGCCTAGTTTCCCGCCGTTTCGACCAGCCTTTTCACCCACTAAGTCCAAGAATACATTCagattgataattgataattctCCAATCATCCTCTCAGACAAGGAAAGTGATGTATCGATGCCAGTTCGGGTATGTGGAGAGACTGAATGTGATAACACTTATTAATTTCCAGAAAAATTGAACTAATTACTACGCAGAGTCCGGCTCTCACGACAAAAATGCTACTGCCCATCCAAACAAAACTTCATAAGTCtcatattattcaatcaGAAATTCTCAAATGCACTGATCTAACTCTTCTGAATGAGTCCTACTAGTTCGTCAAGCAATTCTACCGTCTCCCTTGGACTTGCAATCCAAGCCGTAGTACCCACAACTCTCGCTTTGAAATCATTGCTACCGGCACTCAAAAACTGGTCTCCAACATGTAATGTCTTGTCCTTTTTTATCCATTGACTTTCGTCCTCGACATTTCCACCAAAGAATTTCTGACAGACCAGCACTCCCCAGCTCTTATCGCCAATATCCacaaaaacatcatttcctccattGAAAGCACAAAAAGGTAAAGAACGACCGACTTCCGACATCTCGAGTTTCTTTTGTACAACTAATACAGTTTCTTCGAGTGACTCCCGTGCAAATTTATAGCCCGGTTCCAGAGGAACAATACCCACAGCTCGCTCTTTTCGAAGAATAGTAGCAGGTAGATCAAGATTGGTAACGCACTCGCGAAGGGAGAACTCAGCGAGGTCGAGAAGAGCAGTTATACTTGGCTGAGTCCAAGTGGTCATACTGGGCAGAATCCAAGAGCGACGGGGGTGATGAGTTAGAAGGTATGGGGAGCTGGCGTCATaggtgaagaggaagttgGATTCACCACCTAAATAGGCGTTAGAAATAAAGGAGAATGAGAGTGTAAGAAAGGTGATTTACCCATTACGATAAGATTCTGCTTTTGCTCTGGTGTAAGAATGCTGGAAGCTTTAATTGCTTCCAACAGTCCATGAAGTCTTCCATAATACTTATCAGCCTCGGTATATCCAGCTGCAGTTACAATTCCAATCTTGGTATTGTGGCTCATAAGATCTACAGCTATAAGCATCTTGTCATCCAAAGTGGAGTAGTAGTATGACTTACTAATTATTCGCTCAATAACAGGGTTTGTAGGCTCAAGACTTTTACCGTCATCATACCTTCAATGGTTTAGTCAGAAAGCTGGAAAACTCGCATGAAGAGCATGACCTACAAAGTAACATCACCATCAAAAGTGGCCAAATCCACTGATCCCGCAGAAGTGACACCCATGAGCTGTGCAGTGTTCAAAATAAGCCTGATATCGTTGAAAGAAGGTGGAACAAATCGTCTCGAGGAAATAAAGCGCTTTCTATCCTGATATCTAAAAGCGTCCGCCAGTGGTAGTCGAGTGAAAAATGTACCAATGCTGGGAACCAGGAGTTTTAACTTGGATTGACCTCCTAAGCCAACTTTTTGATGGGCGACTTGACCACTTTAGTATCTCGAGTTATGCAGCGAAGAACTAAACTCACTGTgatcatcaatcatatcttcaacatcttgcATGATTTCGGCGTAACGGCGGTGGGCAATCTCAGCCATCTCACCAATGGTTCCATTTCTAGATTCGAATACACCGGTTGGCTGTGAATGTAGAACAAACGGTACAGCTAATAAACCTTTGatccattcttcaattgagaGTCAGTAACCGATGTTAAGAAAGGCTTAAGGGCGCTTGCCCaaagtggaaattgtgaCTTCTAAGATCACGCGCGATGCTATCGGGTGCTATTCAATTACACAGCAGTATGACAAGTGGGAAGATTAGAGACAAATTGAAAGTTGGTACCTATGAATTGATCTCGTCGATGAGTTTTAAGTGCATCTGAATAGAATTAGAATCGTCGGGTTGGTTGAGAATCTGCTATGGACACGTACACTCAACTCGAAATCTATTTGAACGGTGAGTATGAATGGAGAGTTGCATGTGATATAATGGATACGTACCTCGTCGTCATTGTCGTAGATCAGATTGAAGGGAAAGTATGATGGTGTAAGGTGTTTAACGGAGAGTGAAGAAGATCTTCTGAATCTTTGTGAAGTAAAGAATATGTTTTGATACTGTTGAAGACTTTCACGTATGGTTGGATTATGTTGGgttgggaatgggaaggaGGTGGCCGTGTGAGGAGGCATTGTTGCTAGCGATTGCATTTGTTGGCCAATGCACACGCAAGTGAGGATTTGTATGTAGGTTAGAACCAACCAATCAGATTTGACGCCGAACTCGATAGATTGACATTCTCCTGTTGGCACTGTCGACTCCGCCAAATCCAGCACATATGTGTTTTATTTGCTGGGTATGGCTGACTTGGCTGACTTGGTTGCGGAAAAGAGTCAACGTGAAACTGTTTCTATCGAAGAACGCTCCTCCTTTGGACCCGCCCCTTTCTTGCCTTGGCGAACTGCCCTGGTGTCTAAAGTCAAGATACTCACGGTGCATCGCTTGAGCTCGGATTACAACATGTCAATGTTGAACAAGTCTccttctatctatctctaaACTTGAAAGCGATGGTTCCTAGGATTGTGGCGCCCCGGAACTTGCTTCCGTCCCAGCTGCCTGCCAGATACAGCCCAGCTGCGAGAGAACCGGCCAGACAACCAACCCAAGCTCCCAAGCTCCCTGGCTTCTTGGCCAAGGTACAGTATCACGCGTATCTAATCGGAGTGATCCGGACCTCATGTCGATCCTTGTATTGCAAACCCCGCACACACGTAATCTTATCAGATCTCTATTTAACAAGGTCACAGCATTGATCTTTCTCTCTCGTGTTACATCTCTGAAGAGTTCGGAAGCAAGCCAACAACAAGTCAAGAGCAAATCACTACTTAACTATTATCTTCACACCCAAAGAACACAAcaagatgaaggaaaacGATACTGCTCTCTATCCAAACCCCGAGGTCTCTCAAGCGG is from Botrytis cinerea B05.10 chromosome 8, complete sequence and encodes:
- the Bcisn1 gene encoding Bcisn1, which produces MTTRFRVEYALKTHRRDQFIEWIKGLLAVPFVLHSQPTGVFESRNGTIGEMAEIAHRRYAEIMQDVEDMIDDHIAHQKVGLGGQSKLKLLVPSIGTFFTRLPLADAFRYQDRKRFISSRRFVPPSFNDIRLILNTAQLMGVTSAGSVDLATFDGDVTLYDDGKSLEPTNPVIERIINLMSHNTKIGIVTAAGYTEADKYYGRLHGLLEAIKASSILTPEQKQNLIVMGGESNFLFTYDASSPYLLTHHPRRSWILPSMTTWTQPSITALLDLAEFSLRECVTNLDLPATILRKERAVGIVPLEPGYKFARESLEETVLVVQKKLEMSEVGRSLPFCAFNGGNDVFVDIGDKSWGVLVCQKFFGGNVEDESQWIKKDKTLHVGDQFLSAGSNDFKARVVGTTAWIASPRETVELLDELVGLIQKS